The Flavobacterium marginilacus genome window below encodes:
- a CDS encoding CRTAC1 family protein, giving the protein MKIKLLLLLSAVSLLMQSCDFFSNPNDKMVKVLEARSKMYDVKDNVFSPKAEIVFYDSIILNSSYGHFKLLYELKKGESLLKLGDEYDAVKIFETMSNSPIVSGAEKFEISKKLAIAYMRLGERQNCLKSHVSESCIMPIVKAGIHEKQLGSQKAIEVYKKLLINDPGDYESQWLLNIAYMTLGGYPLKVPSQWLIPNLDKDNSGYSIKPFTDIVSNLGIVKKNMAGGVILDDFNNDDYLDIMTSDWSLDGVMQYYQNNKKGGFTNLSKQSEIGRFKGGLNMIQADYDNDGDTDLFVLRGAWMNVYGVQPNSLLRNNGDGTFTDVTVKSGLYSELPTQAGTWNDFNNDGYLDLFIGNESRPQDNFPCELYINNQDGTFTNAAKKANCEIVTFVKGVTSSDYDNDGRIDLFLSGMNNRKTLLKNMGSKNGIPQFMDVTEKAGLAKLNVMTFPTWFWDYDNDGWQDLFVCGYQFEGSIAGTVAKEALNIPNEGSKMYLYHNNHNGTFSDVSKAAGLDKSVFAMGSNFGDIDNDGFLDMYLGTGNPDYKSLIPNKLFRNMGNGKFADVTVSGRVGNLQKGHAVGFSDMDNDGDSDIFIEVGGAYIGDSYTNSFYLNPGQNTNRWIGIQLEGTDTNKSAIGSRIKLSFKEKGVSRNVYLEINSGGSFGSSALRKEIGIGQASVIDQIEITWAKSHKKQFFKNVKPNQFIKIKEGDEEFVKTNIKKIVFPTAKMKSAICI; this is encoded by the coding sequence ATGAAAATAAAACTGTTATTGCTGTTATCCGCAGTATCCTTATTGATGCAGTCTTGTGACTTTTTTTCTAATCCAAATGACAAAATGGTTAAGGTCTTGGAAGCTAGAAGCAAGATGTATGATGTAAAAGACAATGTTTTTTCTCCAAAAGCAGAGATTGTTTTTTATGATTCAATCATTTTAAATTCATCTTATGGTCATTTTAAACTGCTGTATGAATTAAAGAAAGGGGAAAGTCTGCTGAAATTAGGGGATGAATATGATGCCGTAAAAATATTTGAGACGATGTCAAACTCACCAATAGTAAGCGGTGCTGAAAAATTTGAGATTTCCAAAAAATTAGCAATTGCCTACATGCGGCTTGGCGAGCGTCAAAACTGCTTAAAATCCCACGTTTCAGAATCGTGTATCATGCCGATAGTAAAAGCTGGAATTCATGAAAAACAATTAGGATCGCAAAAAGCTATAGAGGTTTATAAAAAGCTCTTAATCAATGATCCTGGAGATTATGAATCACAATGGCTGCTCAATATTGCTTATATGACACTGGGCGGTTATCCGCTAAAGGTTCCAAGCCAATGGCTGATACCAAATCTGGACAAAGATAATTCAGGATATTCCATAAAACCTTTTACTGACATAGTTTCGAATTTGGGCATAGTGAAAAAAAACATGGCTGGAGGCGTTATTTTGGATGATTTTAATAATGATGATTATTTGGATATAATGACATCTGATTGGAGTCTGGACGGGGTTATGCAATATTATCAGAATAATAAAAAAGGGGGATTTACTAATTTATCTAAACAATCTGAGATAGGACGGTTCAAAGGCGGACTAAACATGATTCAGGCTGATTATGATAATGACGGTGATACCGATTTATTTGTTTTAAGAGGAGCCTGGATGAATGTTTACGGAGTACAGCCCAATTCATTACTGCGTAATAATGGAGACGGCACTTTTACAGATGTAACTGTAAAAAGCGGTTTGTACTCAGAATTACCAACTCAAGCCGGAACTTGGAATGATTTTAATAATGATGGTTATCTGGATTTGTTTATAGGGAATGAATCAAGGCCTCAGGATAATTTTCCCTGCGAATTGTATATAAACAATCAGGACGGAACATTTACAAATGCTGCCAAAAAAGCAAATTGTGAAATAGTCACTTTTGTAAAAGGAGTAACTTCTAGTGATTATGACAATGATGGAAGAATTGATCTGTTTTTGTCCGGGATGAATAATCGAAAAACATTATTGAAAAATATGGGTTCCAAAAACGGCATTCCGCAATTTATGGATGTGACCGAAAAAGCAGGACTGGCTAAGCTTAATGTCATGACTTTTCCAACTTGGTTCTGGGATTATGATAATGATGGCTGGCAGGATCTTTTCGTATGCGGTTATCAGTTTGAAGGTTCTATTGCAGGAACGGTTGCCAAAGAGGCATTAAATATTCCGAACGAAGGCAGTAAAATGTATTTGTATCATAATAATCACAATGGTACTTTTTCGGATGTTTCAAAAGCAGCCGGGCTGGATAAGAGTGTCTTTGCAATGGGGTCAAATTTTGGGGATATTGATAATGACGGATTTTTGGATATGTATCTTGGTACCGGTAATCCAGATTATAAATCGCTTATTCCAAATAAATTATTCAGGAATATGGGAAATGGCAAATTTGCTGATGTTACTGTTTCCGGGCGTGTAGGAAATCTGCAGAAAGGTCATGCTGTTGGTTTTAGCGATATGGACAATGATGGAGATTCCGATATTTTTATAGAAGTTGGCGGGGCTTATATCGGCGATTCTTATACCAATTCCTTTTATCTTAACCCAGGTCAAAACACAAACCGCTGGATTGGTATTCAGCTCGAAGGAACTGACACTAACAAATCGGCAATTGGCTCAAGAATTAAGCTTAGTTTCAAAGAAAAAGGTGTTTCCCGAAATGTTTATCTCGAAATAAACTCAGGAGGCAGTTTTGGTTCATCGGCTTTAAGAAAAGAAATAGGAATCGGGCAGGCATCAGTAATTGATCAAATAGAAATTACTTGGGCGAAGAGCCATAAAAAACAATTTTTTAAAAATGTTAAACCCAATCAGTTTATTAAAATAAAAGAAGGGGATGAAGAATTTGTGAAAACGAATATTAAAAAGATTGTTTTTCCGACTGCCAAAATGAAATCTGCAATTTGTATTTAA
- a CDS encoding VCBS repeat-containing protein has product MKIIKIRTVFFSITCLLLLVRCSTKESEKKIFTALEPSDTGIDFSNNLTENDSLNYFTYSYIYMGGGVAAGDVNNDGLTDIFFTGNQVSNKLYLNKGNLKFEDVTKKAKVGGDSRWYTGATMADVNGDGFLDIYCSVGGKFGPRNNELYINNGNGTFTERAKEYGIDDAGNSVQGTFFDYDKDGDLDLYVANYPPTKFNIPTFVYVQLMRNVKDDESGHLYRNDGNHFTNVTNEAGVRAYGLSLSGTIGDLNNDTWPDIYVSNDFNSPDFMYINNHDGTFKEVIKDAANHTSFYGMGVDISDFNNDGYLDIFQVDMDAKDNRRKKANMSSMNPQLYWDIADARFQIQYMHNCMQMNTGIVENGIPQFENVSRITGTSSTDWSWGPLFADFDNDGKKDLFVTNGTRREINNNDFFHNIERQNLKPKDLLKVALEIPSEKIDNFMFQNKGNFKFEQVNKQWGIEFKGFSNGVAYADLDNDGDLEIIINNIDDYASVFENTSSETNNYLKVKFKGSSKNNQGLGNRVYIKTNGDVQMQELTLTRGFQSSVAPELHFGVNKLKTIDEVKVVWTNGKVQKLFNVKANQTLTFKEQDAKEDTEKTAVSKSLFTTVTSIFPVFKHEENKYDDFKDQVLLPHKMSTFGPPIAVGDVNKDGLDDYFIGGSSTFSGKLFLQTANGFVEKKTGAFEADKKSEDAGAVIFDADNDGDNDLYVVSGGYEFLLNDPALQDRLYINNGKGDFTKASKEALPVMLTSGSKAYPVDYDKDGKQDILVLGRQVPGQYPSPANTYLLHNISTVGHAQFEISKNAPKEFKNIGMATSAAITDYNNDTFPDIIIVGEWMPIRVFENVKNGFKEVSGNLGLSIDTTGWWWSIQQGDFDKDGDMDYIVGNNGLNYKYKATPDETFDIFVKDFDNDKHKDIVLSYYNDGKQYPVRGRGCSSQQIPSIKKKFKNYESFSQATLVDVYTEKSLKEALHYKVKSFASVYMENKDGKFILHELPVEAQLSCINQIIVDDYDKDGSLDALITGNMFNSEVETPRNDAGHGLFLKGNGKGKFKPVSMVKSGFFTPGDVKNMEEIKVKDKGYFLVTKNNSYLQSIRIN; this is encoded by the coding sequence ATGAAAATTATAAAAATAAGAACTGTTTTTTTTAGCATTACATGCTTATTACTGCTTGTTAGGTGCTCCACAAAAGAATCAGAAAAAAAGATATTTACTGCTTTAGAACCTTCAGACACTGGAATTGATTTTAGCAACAATCTCACAGAAAATGATTCTCTGAATTATTTTACCTATTCATACATTTATATGGGCGGGGGAGTTGCTGCTGGAGATGTCAATAATGATGGATTGACAGACATTTTTTTTACTGGAAACCAAGTGTCTAATAAGCTGTATTTAAACAAAGGAAACCTTAAGTTCGAAGATGTTACCAAAAAAGCAAAAGTAGGAGGAGATTCCAGATGGTACACCGGAGCTACGATGGCCGATGTTAACGGGGACGGTTTCCTAGATATTTATTGCAGTGTAGGAGGAAAATTTGGTCCCCGAAACAATGAACTGTATATCAATAACGGGAACGGCACTTTTACCGAAAGAGCCAAAGAATATGGCATCGATGATGCCGGAAACAGTGTACAGGGCACTTTCTTTGATTATGATAAAGACGGAGATTTAGATTTATATGTAGCCAATTACCCGCCTACTAAGTTTAATATACCAACATTTGTTTACGTACAGCTGATGCGGAATGTAAAAGATGATGAATCCGGACATTTGTATAGAAATGACGGAAATCATTTTACCAATGTGACCAATGAAGCGGGAGTGAGAGCATACGGCTTGTCATTAAGCGGTACTATCGGGGATTTAAATAATGATACCTGGCCGGATATTTATGTGTCCAATGATTTCAATTCTCCTGATTTTATGTACATAAATAACCATGACGGCACTTTTAAAGAAGTTATAAAAGATGCTGCAAATCACACTTCTTTTTATGGAATGGGTGTGGATATCTCCGACTTCAACAACGATGGTTATTTAGATATTTTTCAGGTGGATATGGATGCCAAAGACAACCGTCGTAAAAAAGCAAATATGTCAAGCATGAATCCGCAGTTATACTGGGATATTGCTGATGCTAGATTTCAAATTCAGTACATGCACAACTGTATGCAGATGAACACTGGAATTGTTGAAAACGGAATTCCGCAGTTTGAAAATGTTTCGCGTATTACAGGAACTTCTTCAACGGACTGGAGCTGGGGACCATTGTTTGCTGATTTTGACAATGACGGTAAAAAGGATTTGTTTGTTACCAATGGAACCAGAAGAGAAATAAATAATAATGATTTCTTTCACAATATTGAAAGACAAAATTTGAAGCCTAAAGATTTACTAAAAGTTGCATTGGAAATTCCCAGCGAAAAAATCGACAATTTTATGTTCCAAAATAAAGGAAACTTTAAATTTGAACAGGTTAATAAGCAATGGGGAATTGAGTTCAAAGGATTTTCTAACGGTGTTGCTTATGCTGATTTGGATAATGACGGAGATTTAGAAATTATCATAAATAATATAGATGATTACGCTTCAGTTTTTGAAAATACCAGTTCCGAAACCAATAATTATTTGAAGGTAAAGTTCAAAGGAAGTTCAAAAAACAATCAGGGATTAGGAAATCGTGTGTACATAAAAACAAATGGTGATGTTCAGATGCAGGAACTTACTCTGACACGCGGATTCCAGTCGTCTGTAGCTCCAGAACTGCATTTTGGAGTTAATAAATTAAAGACAATTGATGAAGTGAAAGTGGTTTGGACCAATGGAAAAGTTCAGAAATTATTCAATGTAAAAGCAAATCAGACATTAACTTTCAAAGAACAGGATGCCAAAGAAGATACAGAAAAAACAGCTGTTTCAAAATCATTATTTACTACAGTAACATCCATTTTTCCAGTTTTTAAACACGAAGAAAATAAATATGATGATTTTAAAGATCAGGTTTTACTGCCACACAAGATGTCCACTTTTGGCCCTCCTATTGCTGTTGGCGATGTAAATAAAGACGGATTAGACGATTATTTTATTGGCGGTTCATCTACTTTTTCAGGGAAACTGTTTTTGCAGACAGCCAATGGATTTGTGGAGAAAAAAACGGGAGCTTTTGAAGCAGATAAAAAAAGTGAAGATGCTGGAGCTGTTATTTTTGATGCGGACAATGACGGCGACAATGATTTATACGTTGTAAGCGGCGGTTATGAATTTTTATTAAATGATCCCGCACTGCAGGACAGACTGTATATCAATAATGGCAAAGGTGATTTTACAAAGGCATCCAAAGAAGCACTGCCTGTAATGCTAACCAGCGGTTCCAAAGCATATCCTGTTGATTATGATAAAGACGGTAAACAAGATATTCTGGTTCTTGGCAGACAAGTACCTGGACAGTATCCTTCACCAGCAAATACTTATCTGCTGCATAATATAAGTACGGTCGGTCATGCACAATTTGAGATTTCAAAAAATGCTCCTAAAGAATTCAAAAATATTGGAATGGCAACAAGTGCTGCTATAACTGATTATAATAATGATACTTTTCCAGATATAATAATTGTAGGTGAGTGGATGCCGATCCGTGTTTTCGAAAATGTAAAAAACGGATTCAAAGAAGTATCTGGTAATTTAGGCTTGTCAATAGATACCACTGGCTGGTGGTGGAGCATTCAGCAGGGGGATTTTGATAAGGATGGCGATATGGATTATATCGTTGGTAACAATGGGCTTAACTATAAGTACAAAGCCACACCCGATGAGACTTTTGATATCTTCGTTAAGGATTTTGACAATGATAAGCATAAAGATATTGTATTGAGTTATTACAATGACGGTAAGCAATACCCTGTACGCGGCCGAGGCTGTTCTTCACAGCAGATTCCAAGCATAAAGAAAAAGTTCAAAAATTATGAAAGTTTTTCTCAGGCAACGCTAGTTGATGTATATACAGAGAAATCACTTAAAGAGGCTCTGCATTATAAAGTGAAATCATTTGCAAGTGTATACATGGAAAATAAAGACGGGAAATTTATTCTGCACGAACTTCCTGTTGAGGCACAGCTGTCCTGTATCAATCAGATTATAGTTGATGATTATGATAAAGACGGCAGTCTAGATGCTTTGATTACCGGAAACATGTTTAATTCAGAGGTTGAAACTCCAAGGAATGACGCTGGTCATGGCTTATTTTTGAAAGGGAATGGCAAAGGTAAATTCAAGCCGGTTTCTATGGTGAAAAGTGGATTTTTTACTCCTGGAGATGTTAAAAACATGGAAGAAATAAAAGTAAAAGACAAAGGTTATTTCTTGGTCACTAAAAACAACTCGTATCTGCAGAGCATTAGAATTAACTAA
- a CDS encoding SusC/RagA family TonB-linked outer membrane protein, which translates to MLREKYIKLLFCFLFLLTAQSYAQQQNLKGIVVDAKTDVALGGVTVKSDTEEVTANENGEFVIQNPKLPITLKLSYIGYKTQKIVVQSFDLLTIKLINDSSQLDEVLISSGYLTQKKSEFSGSVSTVSAKQLQNRPASSFDQLLGGQGTGIDVIQSSAVLNNTPVIRVRGLNTITSGLFPLIVVDGVAVFSGSLGGFIGNNPLAAINPNDIQSIDVLKDASAAAIYGSRATNGVMVITTKKGKKGATRFNYNSWYSRSTPYNLPELLNAEDYTAIKNEALVNAGKAPGFFLSKNPDGSTVDTSWYDVAYEPGLSSNHNINISGANESTQYYFSADYSNQNSFIKNNTFQNYMARLNIGHEINKYIRAGVNFSYSNAKNVGPNTGAVAGNTMSASTYNTEYITNEPLGRMTYVLPPNVPVYKPDGSYSIQNGISVGYGNNIPSIIGTINAYNLAMVQVLDLTTSVSKSILGNIYGEFDILKNLTFRTSFGLNNIGVENKLFLNPTHGGGYAYNGVATNIETDLLRTDWVNTLTYKASLKENHNFVMLLGYERIKTTVDSWGASQSNITDPYYTNYQGSYANISPIGNVLMENALLSYFTNLNYNYKNKYFLSLNYRIDGLSALSEGNKYGDFGGGALSWNVFEESFYKNSGITKYIDKFKIRTSYGIVGNSEIGNYPSIGTYDSSTYAGAPTLGYSQTANPNLKWETSSKFDLGINFTLLNNRISVEMDYYKNTIKDLILKAPQSLSAGIPNNYINENVGGMYNTGYELGVNALVVSSKDFSWNLNLNLSTLKNEVTSLVNDVFVPSVFGVQNMTRVGYSVGSIFAVPSHGVNPANGQMIFVNSEGKEVQYNHIGSPKWTYLDGSAAPAIDNYKDGKMQGSSLPKVFGGFNNTFNYKNFVLGVNLTFSEGNQLYNGTRATISDQRYFNNGTFIKNRWTTPGQITDIQKLYYGDNVSAGFSFSSTSKVEDGSYLKFKNVSLGYNVPVKETFLKNAFTSVYVYLQGNNLYTFTKYRGSDPEVSINGNSINSGKDQNVPPNAQVYTVGLNVGF; encoded by the coding sequence ATGTTACGAGAAAAATATATAAAACTACTGTTCTGTTTTCTCTTTTTGCTTACTGCACAGTCGTATGCGCAGCAGCAAAATTTGAAAGGGATAGTAGTAGATGCCAAAACGGATGTGGCATTGGGCGGAGTGACGGTTAAGTCGGATACTGAAGAAGTCACTGCCAATGAAAATGGTGAATTCGTTATTCAAAATCCAAAATTACCAATTACATTAAAATTGAGTTATATCGGATATAAAACACAGAAAATTGTGGTTCAGTCTTTTGATTTATTAACAATAAAATTGATTAATGACTCCAGTCAATTAGATGAAGTCCTTATTTCAAGCGGGTATTTGACCCAAAAAAAATCGGAGTTTTCGGGTTCAGTATCAACAGTTTCAGCAAAACAACTGCAAAATAGACCTGCCTCCAGTTTCGATCAATTATTGGGAGGACAAGGAACAGGAATAGATGTTATTCAGTCTTCGGCTGTGCTCAACAACACGCCTGTTATCCGTGTCCGCGGTTTAAACACTATTACTTCAGGTCTTTTCCCTTTAATTGTTGTTGATGGAGTAGCCGTTTTTTCCGGTTCTTTGGGAGGGTTTATTGGGAATAATCCATTGGCAGCTATTAATCCAAATGACATACAGTCTATAGATGTTTTGAAAGATGCTTCGGCAGCAGCGATTTATGGCTCCAGAGCTACTAATGGAGTTATGGTGATTACTACCAAAAAAGGTAAAAAAGGAGCAACAAGATTTAATTATAATAGCTGGTACAGCAGAAGCACGCCTTATAATTTGCCCGAATTATTGAATGCCGAAGATTACACGGCCATAAAAAATGAAGCTTTGGTTAATGCAGGGAAAGCGCCAGGTTTTTTCCTGTCAAAAAATCCGGATGGAAGTACAGTAGACACAAGCTGGTATGATGTTGCCTATGAACCGGGTTTATCGAGTAATCATAATATAAATATCTCAGGAGCAAATGAATCAACACAGTATTATTTTTCGGCAGACTACAGCAATCAAAATAGTTTTATAAAAAACAATACGTTTCAAAACTATATGGCACGATTAAACATTGGTCATGAAATTAATAAATACATTCGCGCTGGTGTTAATTTTTCTTATAGTAACGCCAAAAATGTAGGTCCAAATACTGGAGCCGTTGCTGGGAACACTATGTCGGCTTCTACTTACAATACAGAATATATCACCAATGAACCTTTGGGAAGAATGACCTATGTTTTGCCTCCTAATGTTCCTGTTTACAAACCAGATGGTTCTTATAGCATTCAAAACGGAATAAGTGTGGGTTACGGAAACAATATTCCATCCATTATTGGAACTATCAATGCCTACAATCTTGCAATGGTACAGGTTCTTGATTTAACAACTTCAGTGAGTAAATCCATTTTAGGAAATATCTACGGTGAGTTTGATATTTTGAAAAATTTGACTTTCAGAACTAGTTTTGGATTGAACAATATTGGCGTTGAGAACAAATTATTTTTAAACCCAACCCACGGCGGCGGGTATGCCTATAATGGTGTAGCAACAAACATAGAAACCGATCTTCTAAGAACCGATTGGGTAAATACACTTACTTATAAAGCTTCTTTAAAAGAGAACCACAATTTTGTAATGCTTTTGGGTTATGAGCGCATCAAAACGACGGTGGATAGCTGGGGAGCTTCGCAAAGTAATATAACTGACCCTTATTATACCAATTATCAAGGGAGTTATGCCAATATATCTCCAATAGGGAATGTATTAATGGAAAATGCCTTATTGTCTTATTTTACCAACCTAAACTACAATTACAAGAACAAATATTTTTTGAGTCTGAATTATAGAATCGATGGACTTTCCGCTTTATCTGAGGGAAATAAATATGGCGATTTTGGAGGAGGAGCTTTGAGCTGGAATGTTTTTGAAGAGTCTTTCTATAAAAATTCCGGTATTACTAAATACATTGATAAATTCAAAATCAGAACGAGTTACGGTATTGTTGGAAACAGTGAAATAGGCAATTATCCATCAATAGGAACTTATGATTCTTCTACTTATGCGGGGGCTCCTACATTGGGATATTCACAAACAGCCAATCCTAATTTAAAATGGGAAACCAGTTCAAAATTTGATTTAGGAATCAATTTTACACTTTTAAATAATCGTATTTCAGTCGAAATGGATTATTACAAAAACACCATAAAAGATTTAATTCTTAAAGCACCGCAGTCTCTTTCGGCTGGAATTCCAAACAATTACATCAATGAAAATGTTGGGGGAATGTACAATACTGGTTATGAGTTGGGTGTAAATGCTCTTGTTGTCAGTTCAAAAGATTTTAGTTGGAACTTAAATTTAAATCTTTCGACACTCAAAAACGAGGTAACTTCTTTGGTAAATGATGTTTTTGTTCCCAGCGTATTTGGAGTTCAAAACATGACAAGGGTAGGGTACTCAGTAGGTTCTATTTTCGCTGTTCCTTCTCATGGTGTAAATCCTGCTAATGGTCAGATGATTTTTGTAAACAGTGAAGGAAAGGAAGTTCAATACAATCATATTGGTTCTCCAAAATGGACTTATCTTGATGGATCAGCCGCTCCTGCTATAGACAATTACAAAGATGGAAAAATGCAGGGTTCGTCACTGCCTAAGGTTTTTGGCGGATTCAATAATACATTCAATTATAAGAATTTTGTTTTGGGAGTTAATTTGACTTTTTCAGAAGGAAATCAGCTCTACAATGGGACTAGAGCAACAATTTCGGATCAGCGTTATTTTAACAACGGAACTTTTATCAAAAACAGATGGACAACACCCGGTCAGATTACCGATATTCAGAAATTGTATTACGGGGACAATGTTTCGGCTGGATTTTCATTTTCGAGTACTTCCAAAGTGGAAGATGGCTCTTATCTGAAATTCAAAAATGTTTCTTTGGGTTACAATGTACCAGTTAAAGAGACTTTCTTGAAAAATGCTTTTACTTCGGTCTATGTTTATCTGCAGGGAAATAACCTGTATACGTTTACCAAATATAGAGGTTCGGATCCAGAGGTTTCCATCAACGGGAATTCTATCAATTCTGGTAAAGATCAAAACGTACCGCCCAATGCACAGGTTTATACAGTTGGTTTAAATGTTGGGTTTTAA
- a CDS encoding RagB/SusD family nutrient uptake outer membrane protein: MKKYILISLFFLVAMTACNDDILDTVPETSIPEEAAYSTPGKILAQTNNLYKQLQNQNYYGGRFIIFNEQRADQFGQNDGNAATGSAVWNQNVASTNDFVNNVWSVCYTAINASNILISKLNGTTVVSEALAKNYIAEAKFIRAFSYFSLIQTYAKPYNLDKNGLGLPLRLTPITTSGNNDLARSSIDVIYTQILKDLDEAEIDLPIEYTTPLLNVSRAKKSTAIALKTRVYLVQANYDKVLVESQKIVSATAPFQYKAGNLTHKLEANFAAIFGGSYTGTEAVFSIPFANTTTETPASQYALAFNYLAQPIIFLTAAGISSDPALNSSDDARSGLIGTNSANQKVLKKFSITTAPFRDYVPVIRYAEILLNYAEAAANKNDLAAATALLKAVRNRSNPSYVFSNAEVATKDALLASIWKERDIELLGEGFRLMDLQRRLQTLPAKKGSIGTAPLVLVSSSNYIWPIPSGEISANKLMVPNP; encoded by the coding sequence ATGAAAAAATATATTCTAATCAGTTTGTTCTTTCTTGTGGCAATGACAGCCTGCAATGATGATATATTGGACACCGTTCCTGAGACAAGCATCCCAGAAGAAGCAGCATATAGTACACCTGGCAAAATTTTGGCACAGACCAATAATTTGTACAAACAGTTACAGAATCAAAATTATTACGGAGGAAGATTCATTATTTTTAATGAACAGAGAGCCGATCAGTTTGGGCAGAATGACGGTAATGCAGCAACAGGATCAGCTGTGTGGAATCAAAATGTGGCTTCGACAAATGATTTTGTAAACAATGTTTGGTCAGTTTGTTATACCGCTATAAATGCTTCTAATATTTTAATTAGCAAGCTGAACGGCACAACAGTAGTTTCAGAAGCATTGGCAAAAAACTACATAGCCGAAGCCAAATTCATCCGCGCTTTCTCTTACTTTAGTCTGATTCAGACGTATGCCAAACCATATAATTTGGACAAAAACGGATTGGGTTTACCATTGCGTCTGACGCCTATTACCACATCAGGGAACAATGATTTGGCGCGCAGTTCTATTGATGTTATTTATACCCAGATTCTAAAAGATTTGGATGAGGCCGAAATTGATCTTCCTATTGAATATACAACTCCGCTGTTAAATGTTTCCAGAGCCAAAAAAAGTACGGCAATAGCATTGAAAACCAGAGTGTATCTGGTGCAGGCCAATTATGATAAAGTGCTTGTGGAGTCTCAGAAAATTGTTTCCGCAACAGCTCCTTTTCAATATAAGGCTGGAAATTTAACGCATAAACTCGAAGCTAATTTTGCTGCAATTTTTGGAGGAAGTTATACGGGAACCGAAGCTGTTTTCAGTATCCCTTTTGCGAATACCACAACCGAAACTCCTGCTTCTCAGTATGCATTGGCATTTAACTATCTGGCACAGCCAATTATATTTTTGACAGCAGCTGGCATTTCAAGTGATCCGGCCTTGAATTCAAGTGACGATGCTCGTTCGGGTTTGATTGGTACCAATTCAGCAAATCAAAAAGTGCTGAAAAAATTCAGTATTACAACTGCTCCGTTTCGTGACTATGTGCCGGTGATTCGATATGCCGAAATTTTATTGAATTACGCTGAAGCTGCTGCCAATAAGAATGATTTAGCTGCTGCGACAGCTTTATTGAAAGCGGTTAGAAATAGATCTAATCCGAGTTATGTATTTTCAAATGCTGAGGTTGCTACCAAAGACGCATTATTGGCTTCGATATGGAAAGAAAGAGATATTGAACTTTTAGGCGAAGGTTTCAGACTAATGGATTTGCAGAGAAGACTACAAACTTTGCCGGCCAAAAAAGGGTCTATTGGTACAGCTCCATTGGTTTTAGTATCAAGCAGCAATTATATCTGGCCAATTCCTAGCGGCGAGATTTCAGCCAATAAATTGATGGTGCCTAATCCCTAA